One Nematostella vectensis chromosome 10, jaNemVect1.1, whole genome shotgun sequence genomic window carries:
- the LOC5504540 gene encoding alkylated DNA repair protein alkB homolog 8 — translation MAARNLTKSVGEKLSKSEKKALRKQARKVHSLSKHNSELADVSIEPTPHILVGNGGLMCGVDRESITRVFSLYGTLERVVMLPQRSYSFVSYKSHNNALNAMRNLNGKALDEFGLRSVFYLSYLVKVPSDVILSKIEHPPGLQIYEEFINEEEEKTLLDALGWDGTEDQSRSTDAAPQKELRHRRVKHYGYEFLYGTNDIDRAKPLPGGMPAVCNDILTRMVSQGAVQNTPDQLTVNEYLPGQGIPPHVDTHSAFEDGICSLSLGAKISMDFRHPDSRHVSVLLPRRSLLVMSGESRYLWTHGITPRKFDIIGSGLDTSIHEDQESIAADASNVSTSGVTQYERERRISLTFRKILHVPCTCKYSSKCNSQGYKKAEDKNAASLPSTQGEAQSLEKRHVHEVYENIADHFSDTRHSPWPRIAAFLRELPTGSLVADVGCGNGKYLGINGMVFKTGSDRSFNLATIAYERGHSVIVCDILSLPYRNNAFDVCLCIAVIHHLSTTERRIAALRELVRIIRPAGLALVYVWALEQELEKVKKSSLREVMQGRSDNTAVQDFSTSQAQSDQTDDRDFIKQVNLKGVKEDGDRVKEGNATQGVAGHVEVNVSRGEFKQQDLFVPWKFRGASKKESNGADTVFHRFYHVFKEGELLELCRCLDNVVVKDSYYDRGNWCAVIEKIC, via the exons atggcggcaagAAACCTTACTAAGTCAGTAGGAGAGAAACTCTCGAAATCTGAGAAAAAAGCGCTACGTAAACAAGCTAGGAAGGTGCATTCGTTGAGCAAACACAATAGCGAGTTAGCAGATGTCTCTATAGAACCCACACCGCATATCTTGGTTGGAAATGGTGGATTAATGTGTGGAGTTGACCGTGAATCGATCACTCGCGTGTTTTCGCTTTATGGAACTCTCGAAAGAGTTGTAATGCTCCCTCAAAGGTCATACTCGTTTGTTTCATATAAGAGCCATAATAATGCTCTGAACGCCATGAGGAATTTAAATGGAAAAGCGCTCGATGAATTCGGGCTTCGTTCAGTATTCTACTTGTCATATCTTGTAAAAGTTCCAAGTGACGTCATTTTGTCCAAAATAGAGCACCCCCCTGGTCTTCAGATTTATGAAGAATTCATCAACGAGGAGGAAGAAAAGACGCTCCTAGATGCACTGGGATGGGATGGTACAGAGGATCAGAGTAGATCCACCGATGCTG CTCCCCAAAAAGAGCTACGCCACAGGCGAGTCAAACACTATGGCTATGAATTTCTGTATGGTACCAATGATATTGACCGAGCTAAACCTCTCCCAGGAGGAATGCCAGCAGTTTGTAATGACATTCTGACTCGAATGGTGTCGCAGGGAGCTGTACAGAATACTCCGGATCAGCTAACAGTGAATGAGTATCTGCCTGGACAGGGAATACCCCCACATGTTGACACCCACTCTGCTTTTGAAGATGGCATTTGTTCTTTAAGCCTTGGAGCAAAG ATAAGTATGGATTTCCGACATCCAGATAGCCGCCATGTCTCTGTGTTACTCCCTCGTCGAAGCTTGTTGGTTATGAGTGGTGAGAGTAGATATCTTTGGACGCATGG TATAACCCCTAGGAAGTTTGACATCATTGGTTCCGGACTGGACACCTCCATTCATGAAGACCAAGAATCAATTGCTGCTGACGCAAGCAATGTTTCAACATCTGGAGTAACACAGTATGAGCGGGAACGGCGCATTTCGCTGACATTTCGTAAGATCCTCCATGTACCCTGCACTTGCAAATACAGCAGCAAGTGCAATTCACAGGGCTACAAGAAAGCAGAGGACAAGAATGCTGCAAGTTTACCTAGCACTCAAGGTGAAGCACAGTCACTTGAAAAACGGCATGTACATGAAGTTTACGAGAACATTGCAGACCATTTCAGCGACACTCGACACTCACCCTGGCCGAGGATTGCTGCATTCTTAAGGGAGTTACCCACTGGGAGTCTTGTAGCAGATGTCGGGTGTGGTAATGGGAAGTATCTAGGGATCAATGGGATGGTTTTCAAAACTGGATCAGATCGGAGCTTCAATTTGGCAACAATAGCATATGAGCGCGGACACTCTGTCATTGTGTGTGACATCTTGTCATTGCCTTACAG AAACAATGCTTTTGATGTTTGTCTTTGCATCGCTGTGATCCATCATCTGTCCACGACCGAGCGACGTATTGCTGCTCTTAGAGAACTAGTGCGGATTATTCGGCCGGCAGGTCTGGCACTAGTTTATGTATGGGCTTTGGAGCAAGAGCTAGAAAAAGTGAAAAAGTCAAGTTTGCGGGAGGTGATGCAAGGGCGAAGCGACAACACGGCTGTACAAGACTTTTCAACATCACAGGCTCAAAGTGATCAGACCGATGACCGTGATTTTATAAAACAGGTTAATTTGAAAGGGGTAAAAGAAGATGGAGATAGAGTAAAGGAGGGAAACGCTACTCAGGGGGTTGCCGGACACGTAGAGGTCAATGTTAGTAGGGGTGAGTTCAAGCAACAGGACTTGTTCGTGCCTTGGAAGTTCAGGGGGGCGTCAAAGAAAGAATCGAACGGTGCCGATACAGTGTTCCATCGCTTTTATCACGTGTTTAAGGAAGGCGAGTTGCTAGAGTTGTGTCGGTGTCTGGACAATGTAGTAGTTAAAGATTCGTACTATGATCGAGGAAATTGGTGTGCTGTCATTGAGAAGATTTGCTAA
- the LOC5504539 gene encoding uncharacterized protein LOC5504539: MTWRYLIGPLLWVTVSIHVVSTEYVDLPCKAAMGMETGQITDQQISASSYRYGSLNPQNSRLNGDRSWSAKGSDKDQWIQVDFMQTAKITQVATQGRADADQWVTSYRLEYSRDFIVWQSYATEFKGNDDRSTVQTNDVVPAIIARFVRIRPTKWHSYISLRAEFFGCRSGFYVPREDCAAPLGMTDHSIADSSITASSSSGASTLPSQGRLYNRKTSSFTGAWLAKNNDMEQYFQIDLKKMTKITKVATQGRPDSNQWVKSYRLEYSFNDAYYQPYSDGKSMPGNTNRDDVHVNILQPVIITRYIRVCPMLYQSHIAMRVEMYGCHEGFQVPDFPQCQSKINMKDSQMTASSQYTGSKPQHARLYTQAGGYGAWVASVNDGFQFLQIDLGQVTKVTRVSTQGRKGASQWVTKYSLEYSLDDAVFTLHNDVNNKLKVFDGNKNNYDVVSHVITPAIITLFVRIRPQSWSGHISMRAEFYGCTEGFDKPNIPECMSPMGLRTGQIPDNQITASSEYNSAYRAGNGRLYFYKQNGRYSTWLAKHNDDKQWLQVDFFNIVKITRVATQGTPDSDWWVKTYSLEFSRDGVFWEFYQQGASISELSGNDDRHTVVLHDLVTPIFACYVRTRPKTWKTRISLRQELYGCKEGFVVPKENCTTALGLENKNIPDSGLTASSEWNKDYTAARARLNIKKQGSLSGAWSTKTNDGSQWLQVNLGSVTMVTRIATQGRQDHNQWVTSYTLSSNLRQGHYFTPYNDHEVLEGNKDRNTIVGHILKPTIFALLLRVHPHTWLGHISIRMELYGCTKGFVVPTPPECNSAIILPDQQITASSQANSAHRASNGRLHHLAGNGRTGAWSAGSNDQYQYLEFQFTHPTKVTRVATQGRQDSAQWVKSYTIEYSLDGALYTAFKQNGKTHIFTGNTDQHHIVSHVISPAVIARFIRIHPQTWHSHISLRAEFYGCTDGFEPPAEPECVKPLGCQCLSIKDSQFSASSEYSVTLKAGNARLHLVPRDGRGGGWAAKHNDNKQWLQLDLKSYKTVTRIATQGRKDANQWVTSYRVEYSQDGSVFSSYQHNGKDVIFTGNRDRGSVVLHSFDPPITNVRMLRLLPLTWHSHISLRLEFYGCPGEIPYLAKPCPKSLDIGIALDRSTSVGPRHFNIAKTFLKTLVERMKISTNGSHFGLIAYSSSASRVISFRFSQKAADINREIDDIEFTGGKTRTDFALQVAITDLFTNSAGDRENVPDVLIVMTNGRTSQGSLPYKDVMKPLKEKKVDVIAVGIGPDVNVAELLEIAEGSLDHVIRVDDYEALAIELNSILALSCPSGPEIL; this comes from the exons ATGACGTGGCGATATCTGATTGGTCCGCTGCTGTGGGTGACCGTTTCTATACATG tcgTGAGCACCGAGTACGTTGACCTGCCGTGTAAGGCAGCCATGGGTATGGAGACGGGGCAGATCACAGATCAGCAGATATCCGCGTCTTCCTATCGTTATGGAAGCTTAAACCCTCAGAACAGCCGACTGAATGGTGACCGATCCTGGTCCGCTAAAGGGAGCGACAAGGACCAGTGGATTCAGGTGGACTTCATGCAAACAGCGAAAATCACACAAGTAGCGACGCAAGGCCGAGCGGACGCGGACCAATGGGTGACCTCGTACAGACTCGAGTACAGCCGGGATTTCATTGTGTGGCAGTCGTATGCTACG GAGTTCAAAGGCAATGACGACCGCTCTACAGTACAAACCAACGACGTCGTCCCAGCGATCATTGCGCGTTTTGTCCGCATTCGTCCAACAAAATGGCACAGTTACATCTCCCTGCGAGCCGAATTCTTTGGTTGTAGATCTG GGTTTTACGTGCCTCGAGAAGATTGCGCAGCTCCACTGGGAATGACTGACCACAGTATCGCGGACTCGAGTATCACAGCCTCGTCTTCATCCGGTGCTAGCACATTACCTTCCCAGGGTCGCCTTTACAATAGAAAAACATCTTCCTTCACCGGGGCATGGCTGGCGAAGAATAATGACATGGAACAA TATTTCCAGATCGACCTAAAAAAgatgacaaaaataacaaaagtgGCGACCCAGGGCCGACCAGATTCCAACCAATGGGTCAAGTCTTACCGACTGGAATATAGTTTTAATGATGCCTATTACCAGCCGTACAGCGACGGCAAGAGCATGCCGGGAAATACAAACAGAGATGATGTACACGTCAACATTCTCCAGCCAGTCATAATCACGCGTTACATCCGGGTATGCCCCATGCTATATCAGAGCCATATCGCGATGCGCGTAGAGATGTATGGATGCCATGAAG GTTTTCAAGTTCCTGATTTCCCACAATGTCAATCTAAAATCAACATGAAAGATAGTCAAATGACAGCCTCGTCCCAGTACACGGGCTCTAAACCACAGCATGCCCGGCTTTACACACAGGCAGGCGGATACGGGGCTTGGGTGGCTTCCGTTAATGACGGGTTCCAGTTCCTTCAAATTGATCTCGGCCAAGTAACAAAGGTAACCCGCGTATCTACACAAGGTCGCAAAGGCGCGTCTCAGTGGGTAACAAAATACAGTCTGGAATACAGCTTGGACGACGCAGTCTTCACCCTCCATAATGATGTCAACAACAAACTGAAG GTTTTCGatggaaacaaaaacaactatGACGTAGTGAGTCATGTGATTACTCCGGCAATCATTACGCTCTTCGTCCGAATCCGACCTCAATCCTGGAGCGGCCATATTTCCATGCGCGCCGAGTTCTATGGTTGTACCGAAGGCTTCGACAAACCGAACATACCAGAGTGCATGTCTCCTATGGGACTTAGAACCGGACAGATCCCGGACAACCAGATAACAGCATCGTCCGAGTATAACAGTGCATATCGAGCAGGCAACGGAAGATTGTACTTTTACAAGCAAAACGGCCGCTATAGTACATGGTTAGCAAAGCATAACGACGACAAGCAATGGTTACAG GTGGACTTCTTCAATATCGTCAAAATTACTCGCGTGGCTACACAGGGAACACCAGATTCGGATTGGTGGGTCAAGACGTACTCACTGGAGTTCAGCAGAGATGGAGTATTCTGGGAATTCTATCAACAAGGAGCAAGCATTTCG GAGCtgagtggtaatgatgatcgGCACACTGTTGTACTACACGATCTTGTCACTCCTATCTTCGCCTGCTACGTCCGCACGCGACCCAAGACCTGGAAGACGAGAATCTCCTTAAGACAAGAATTATACGGCTGCAAAGAAG GATTTGTGGTGCCAAAGGAAAACTGTACAACAGCCCTTGGACTAGAAAACAAGAACATCCCAGACTCTGGTCTAACGGCATCCTCAGAATGGAACAAGGACTATACAGCTGCGCGCGCACGCCTCAACATCAAGAAACAAGGAAGTCTCTCTGGCGCATGGTCAACCAAAACCAATGATGGCAGCCAATGGCTCCAAGTGAACCTCGGTAGCGTCACTATGGTAACGCGAATAGCTACTCAAGGGCGTCAGGACCATAACCAATGGGTCACGAGCTACACTTTATCTAGTAATCTGCGCCAAGGGCATTACTTCACACCCTACAACGACCACGAG GTTCTGGAGGGAAACAAAGACAGGAATACCATCGTTGGGCACATTTTGAAGCCGACTATTTTTGCACTTCTCCTCCGGGTTCATCCGCACACTTGGCTCGGTCACATTTCAATAAGAATGGAGCTTTACGGCTGTACTAAAG GCTTCGTTGTACCAACACCTCCCGAATGCAACAGCGCCATCATATTACCAGACCAGCAAATAACGGCGTCATCACAAGCGAATTCCGCACACAGAGCCTCCAACGGACGATTACATCACTTGGCCGGGAATGGAAGGACTGGGGCCTGGTCAGCAGGAAGCAATGATCAGTACCAGTACCTCGAGTTTCAATTCACTCATCCAACAAAGGTAACCCGTGTTGCGACTCAAGGCCGTCAGGACTCAGCGCAGTGGGTGAAGAGCTACACAATCGAGTACAGTCTGGACGGGGCGTTGTACACCGCGTTTAAACAAAATGGGAAAACACAT ATCTTCACTGGCAATACGGATCAACACCATATTGtcagtcacgtgatcagccCCGCAGTCATCGCTCGCTTTATCAGAATCCACCCACAAACCTGGCACTCCCACATCTCCTTGCGCGCAGAGTTCTACGGATGTACTGATGGATTTGAGCCGCCAGCAGAACCTGAATGCGTGAAGCCACTTGGTTGCCAGTGCTTGTCAATCAAGGACTCTCAGTTCAGCGCATCATCGGAGTATAGTGTGACACTGAAGGCTGGTAACGCTCGTCTTCATCTTGTACCACGTGACGGGAGAGGCGGTGGATGGGCTGCTAAGCATAACGACAACAAACAG TGGCTCCAGCTTGACTTAAAGTCGTACAAGACAGTGACACGTATCGCCACACAAGGCCGCAAGGACGCCAACCAATGGGTGACGAGTTACAGGGTGGAGTACAGCCAGGACGGGAGTGTCTTCTCATCCTATCAGCACAACGGCAAAGATGTG atATTCACTGGTAACAGGGACAGAGGAAGCGTTGTCTTGCACTCTTTCGACCCACCCATCACAAATGTGCGCATGCTTAGACTTCTACCGCTGACCTGGCATAGCCATATCTCGTTGCGCCTGGAATTCTACGGCTGCCCTGGAG AAATCCCTTACCTTGCCAAGCCATGCCCCAAATCCTTGGATATCGGCATCGCCCTCGACCGCTCCACCAGCGTTGGCCCCAGACACTTCAACATCGCCAAAACCTTCCTAAAAACCCTTGTTGAAAGAATGAAGATCTCCACAAACGGAAGCCATTTTGGATTGATAGCGTACAGTTCTAGTGCAAGTCGAGTTATAAGTTTCAGGTTTTCGCAAAAAGCGGCTGACATCAACCGAGAAATAGACGACATCGAATTCACTGGCGGAAAGACGCGCACAGACTTCGCCCTTCAGGTGGCGATCACCGACTTGTTCACGAACAGCGCAGGGGACAGGGAAAACGTCCCTGATGTACTGATTGTCATGACAAACGGTCGGACTAGCCAGGGCAGTTTGCCATATAAAGACGTCATGAAACCACTTAAG GAAAAGAAAGTCGACGTTATTGCTGTTGGAATTGGGCCTGACGTCAACGTAGCAGAGCTGCTGGAGATTGCGGAGGGAAGCCTTGATCACGTGATCCGCGTGGATGACTACGAGGCTCTCGCCATCGAACTCAACTCGATCCTCGCACTCTCTTGTCCATCTGGACCAGAAATTCTTTGA